GCCGATCATGATCGGCGCGATCGCGTGGATCCCGATACCGGTCGCGTCGCCTACCTTGAAGTAGGGGAAGGTATTCAGCGCGATGCTCGCTGTCAGCAGAACGCCCTCGACGGTGTAGATCTGCCACAGTCTGTCGATCACACCCCACTCGGCGGTATCGCCGGTGGACAGCATCAGCGCGACAAGTACCGCGCTGATCAAGGCTTCCAGGCCGTAGGACAACCACCACATCGGGTTGGTCACGCCGCCGGTCGGCGCGATGTTCTGCTGCACGGTGACCGCGGAGAACAGCATCGAGAACGCGACGACACCGGCGAGTAGCCCCAGCACACGAGGTTTGCGCTGGTGCAGACGAGCCACTTTCGCGTGCGGGCTGCTGCTGCGTCGCTGCTCCCCGATCGCCTCCGCGGCTCGCAGTAGGTCCGCGGCTTCGCGTTCGGCCAACGCGGCCGCCGTGCGGCGCACCCGTTCCGCGGCATCAGCGGCCGCCTGGATACGTGCCCGGTGTTCGTAACGTTCGTGGTCACGCACGAGCTCGGCCAACTGGCGGGAGGCGGCGAGCTCACGCTCCGACAACGCTTCCAGCAGCGCTGGATCGTCCTGGTGCGCCAACCGCTCATGCGCAATCTGCACCCGGTCCGGCAGCGCACCGGCCACCAAATCGTCCACCGGCGGCGCCGCGGCGGACGCGAGGGTCGTGAAACGACGGATCATCAGCAAGAACCTTTCCGACGAAGGAGTGTTCCAGACTCAGCGGGCCAGAACGACATCCGGCCGTCGACATCTATCCATCGAGCGCAACAACCCACCTCAGCCGCGACCGAGGATGCCGCTCAATTAGAACAGCGGCGCCGGAGAAGAGCACGCCGACCGCGAAACCGGCGATGACAACAGAAGTCGTCGGCGACGGTTGGCGTCTCAGACGTTGAAGCGGAACTCGCCCCGGTTCCGGCAGCCGCCAAGACCTCTGCGCGACAGTGCGAGCGGACTACGCGATGAGTGCGCGGTGAGCGTCCTTGCCCCTGCCGGTACCGCCTGCTCGTGTCATCAGGCGAGCGATGGCCTCGGCAACCCGGCTCGGCTGCTCGAGTATCACCGAGTGACCGGCGCCTTCGACCATCACGAAATCCGAGTACTCGACGGCGGCGGCCATCGCGACGGAATGCGACGGCGGCGTCATCAGGTCGGCGGAGCCGCACAGCACCAACGTCGGGATCTTCGAGAGAACAGCAAGCGCGTCTGTTTGGTCATAGACCATGAAGGCGCTTAAGAAGCTCGCCATCGTCACGATCGGCGTCTCGTTGTGCATCGCATTGGCAAGGGTGAGCACGCGAGCGCTGACCTTGCGATCGCCGAATTCGGCGGTACGGATGATCGGGGCGAAGACCTTGCAGCCCATGAGCTTTATGTGGTGCATCACACCCGGGGCGCATCGGACAGCCGCCTGGAATACCGAAACGACCGGGTTGCGCAGGAGGCGGCCGAAGCCGGCGTCGGCAAGCCCGCTCGCAGCGGTCGCGATGAGTGCGACGCCGACGACGCGAGTGCCGATCTCGTGCGGGTTCTGG
The DNA window shown above is from Nocardia sp. NBC_01730 and carries:
- a CDS encoding alpha/beta fold hydrolase; translated protein: MSISRTIVTLAERRATVSTEDGVALAVREYGPRNADLTVVLLHGHCLRTESWTYVRDALLRRYGGARVVCYDHRGHGDSSTASRQTYNLEQLGYDLRVVVDAVAPTGPVVLVGHSMGGMAVLTYASQNPHEIGTRVVGVALIATAASGLADAGFGRLLRNPVVSVFQAAVRCAPGVMHHIKLMGCKVFAPIIRTAEFGDRKVSARVLTLANAMHNETPIVTMASFLSAFMVYDQTDALAVLSKIPTLVLCGSADLMTPPSHSVAMAAAVEYSDFVMVEGAGHSVILEQPSRVAEAIARLMTRAGGTGRGKDAHRALIA